A region of Nocardioides sp. JS614 DNA encodes the following proteins:
- a CDS encoding NAD-dependent malic enzyme, giving the protein MATPSPGYSITVRMEVPSSARATGDVVAAVTGAGGSVTALDVAESLADRLVVDVSCDASDLEHADLITEALNRVDGATVRKVSDRTFLLHLGGKLEVVPKVPLKHRDDLSRAYTPGVARVCLAIAKNPEDARRLTIKRNTVAVVTDGSAVLGLGNLGPAAALPVMEGKAALFKQFAGVDAWPVCLDTQDTEEIIAIVKAIAPVYGGINLEDIAAPRCFEIEARLRAELDIPVFHDDQHGTAIVVLAALTNALRVVGKQLSEVRIVVSGVGAAGHAIIELLHAQGATDIVACGRSGSVHGGQENLDSARQWIADHTNRDRFAGSLRQAMVGADVFIGVSAPNLLTGDDVATMADDAIVFALANPDPEVDPVAAGQHAAVVATGRSDYPNQINNVLAFPGFFRGMLDAGTHDITQEVMLAAASAIADAVSPSELNASYIVPSVFDPRVATAVADAVREAATPA; this is encoded by the coding sequence ATGGCAACTCCCAGTCCCGGCTACTCGATCACGGTCCGGATGGAGGTCCCTTCGTCCGCACGGGCCACCGGAGACGTGGTCGCCGCAGTGACCGGGGCCGGGGGCTCGGTCACCGCTCTCGATGTGGCCGAGTCCCTCGCGGACCGGCTCGTCGTCGACGTCAGCTGCGACGCCTCCGACCTGGAGCACGCCGACCTGATCACGGAGGCGCTCAACCGCGTGGACGGTGCGACGGTCCGCAAGGTCAGCGATCGCACCTTCCTGCTGCACCTCGGGGGCAAGCTCGAGGTCGTGCCGAAGGTGCCGCTCAAGCACCGTGACGACCTCTCACGCGCCTACACCCCGGGAGTGGCGAGGGTGTGCCTGGCCATCGCGAAGAACCCGGAGGACGCTCGCCGACTCACCATCAAGCGCAACACGGTGGCCGTGGTGACCGACGGCTCGGCGGTCCTGGGACTGGGCAACCTGGGCCCTGCGGCGGCCCTGCCGGTGATGGAGGGCAAGGCGGCACTCTTCAAGCAGTTCGCCGGGGTCGACGCGTGGCCGGTCTGCCTCGACACCCAGGACACCGAGGAGATCATCGCGATCGTGAAGGCGATCGCGCCGGTGTACGGCGGCATCAACCTCGAGGACATCGCCGCGCCACGGTGCTTCGAGATCGAGGCCCGGCTGCGCGCGGAGCTCGACATCCCCGTGTTCCACGACGACCAGCACGGTACGGCGATCGTGGTGCTCGCCGCTCTCACCAACGCCCTGCGGGTCGTGGGCAAGCAGCTGAGCGAGGTGCGCATCGTCGTCAGCGGGGTGGGAGCGGCCGGTCACGCGATCATCGAGCTGCTGCACGCCCAGGGCGCGACCGACATCGTGGCCTGTGGCCGGAGCGGCTCGGTGCACGGCGGACAGGAGAACCTCGACTCGGCGCGACAGTGGATCGCCGACCACACCAACCGCGACCGCTTCGCCGGCTCGCTCAGGCAGGCGATGGTCGGGGCGGACGTCTTCATCGGCGTATCGGCGCCGAACCTGCTCACCGGCGACGACGTCGCGACGATGGCCGACGATGCGATCGTCTTCGCGCTCGCGAACCCCGACCCGGAGGTCGACCCGGTCGCCGCGGGACAGCACGCAGCGGTGGTCGCGACCGGTCGCTCCGACTACCCCAACCAGATCAACAACGTGTTGGCCTTCCCGGGGTTCTTCCGCGGGATGCTCGATGCCGGCACCCACGACATCACCCAGGAGGTCATGCTCGCGGCCGCCTCCGCGATCGCGGACGCCGTCTCGCCGTCGGAGCTGAACGCCAGCTACATCGTGCCCTCGGTCTTCGACCCCCGTGTCGCAACCGCGGTGGCCGATGCCGTGCGCGAGGCCGCCACGCCGGCCTGA
- a CDS encoding isocitrate lyase/PEP mutase family protein, with the protein MSFRALHHAELPLLLPNAWDVPSAIAFVEAGFPAVGTTSFGVATSAGHPDGDGATRDANRVLAERLARLPAYVSIDIEDGYSEDPEEVAAYVAELGSYGVAGVNIEDSLAARLVDPTRQAAKLAAVKERSPDVFVNARVDTYWFDQDATVPATVERALAYVAAGADGVFVPGLTDPAAIREIAAAVPAPLNLLVTPGLALRDLAELGVRRVSTGSLPYRAAVDAAVRAATAVRDGEQPPTATSYAEANERVRRYP; encoded by the coding sequence ATGTCGTTCCGGGCCCTGCACCACGCCGAGCTGCCCCTGCTGCTGCCGAACGCGTGGGACGTGCCGTCCGCGATCGCGTTCGTCGAGGCCGGCTTCCCCGCGGTGGGGACGACCAGCTTCGGGGTCGCGACCTCGGCCGGCCATCCGGACGGCGACGGCGCCACCCGCGACGCCAACCGGGTGCTCGCGGAGCGGCTGGCGCGGCTGCCGGCGTACGTCTCGATCGACATCGAGGACGGCTACTCCGAGGACCCCGAGGAGGTGGCGGCGTACGTCGCCGAACTCGGGTCGTACGGCGTGGCCGGCGTGAACATCGAGGACAGCCTCGCGGCCCGGCTCGTCGACCCGACCCGGCAGGCCGCCAAGCTGGCCGCGGTCAAGGAGCGCAGCCCGGACGTGTTCGTCAACGCCCGGGTCGACACCTACTGGTTCGACCAGGACGCGACCGTCCCCGCCACGGTCGAGCGCGCGCTGGCGTACGTCGCGGCCGGGGCCGACGGCGTCTTCGTCCCGGGCCTGACCGACCCCGCGGCGATCCGCGAGATCGCAGCCGCCGTACCGGCGCCGCTGAACCTGCTCGTCACCCCCGGCCTGGCCCTGCGCGACCTCGCCGAGCTGGGCGTGCGCCGGGTCAGCACCGGCTCGCTCCCCTATCGCGCCGCCGTCGACGCGGCCGTCCGGGCCGCGACCGCGGTCCGCGACGGGGAGCAGCCGCCGACGGCGACGTCGTACGCCGAGGCGAACGAGCGCGTCCGCCGCTATCCTTGA